A window of Phalacrocorax carbo chromosome 12, bPhaCar2.1, whole genome shotgun sequence genomic DNA:
GACTTGCACCACAAAGTAATACCAGCTTCTGCCCCGTGCTTTTCTGCAGGTGTTCTGGCGAAGCATACCTGTGCAGCCAAGGAATCTCACCGACCAACTGGGCAATGTGGGAAAATGTAGTGGCTCTCTTCTGCATGACTGTTATCTTCCTCATCATTGCCTATGCTAAACTCCGGTTTATGAGAAAGTTCACGTAGACTCCTGCGTTGCCTTGCTCTGCAGCTTCTCCGGTCTTAAAATTGCAAAGCTTGTTAAGGCCTACTGGAGGTTGCTGAAAGATTTCAACTGACTTTACTGGACTTCAGATGGGAACCCTGTTGCCTTGTTTCTGGAGCATGATCTCCACGTGATTGtatgattttggtttttaagaagaaatgcaTGAATGTCTATTGCGTAAGTGATTTTTTGGTAAGAGAATATAATTCTCATAATTCCTTAGGTACCTAGCAAAATATGTATTGTAAAGCATTCTTCTTCTGTGGCCAACTTATACAGGAAATGCttgaagggaaatattttcctttgaacatgTGAACCTCTCCATCACAAATGGTATGAGCATTTATGCATTGATATGTTGCCCCTTGTTAGTGCCTGTCACATCTGAGGAGAGCCAGAGACTGTTCACAGTGTGAGCCTGAAGTCAGTACAGGGAGTGAGCGCTCCTTGCCAAGCAAGAACACTTACACTACTAGTAGCTTCTCAGTGGAAGCTACTTGCATAAACAACTTTTGCTTGATTAAAAACTAAACAGCAGTGGTTGAAGACATCTCATCTAAGAAAAGTGAGAAATatatactgtaaaaaaaaaccctaagcaccccaacccccccaaaaccccccaccAACAGCAAAAAATGCATGTACTACTtaaaaggaggggaggaaattccctttcttttttctttaaagatttgtATACTTAGCAATGGCAGATCTTTTTAACAGACAGGGCTTAGCTGCACCCACCTATATGTAGTGCTGTTTACTCTATGGACTGAAAAACCCGTGTAGATGCTCCTGTGGCAACTGCAGCAACACTTAACCACAGACACCGCAGGAGAAACTGTTGCGAGCCAGCTCACCATATTGTTAGCAAAAGTggagctgcttttcagctgtattAGAGACCCTCAGATGGGAGCGGACCAGCTAAGCCGAAGGAAGATGTCCTCAAACACAAGTCTAGAGAGTTAGCTTGTGAGGGCCAGGCAAGCAACAGCCCTTGACACTGGCCTGCAGTGTGAAAGTGCTCCTGGTGCTCTTGCAATAAATGGTTCAGTCGTGGTGCgagaaagagggaaataatCAAACTGACAGCGTGGCCACATCAAGCACAAGCCACGCTCTTTCTGCGCTGCTTCACTCTGTGTTACAGAAGTAAACCCATGCCACGTTTTACATCTCAGTGTCTTTCTCCTCCCACTGCGATGAAGGCTGTTTGTTCTTGCTTGTCCCCACACCTGAAGCCCTCACTCCCCTGGAAAAGCTGAAGGGTGGGCCTGGGAGAACcccatgaggttcaacaaggccaaattGAAGATCCTGcccctgggtcggggcaacccgcggtaccagcacaggctgggggaggaagggattgagagcagccctgcagagaaggacgtgcgggtgccggggggtgaaaagctggacgtGGCCCAGcaatgtgcgctcacagcccagaagccACCTGTCCCCTGGGCCGCATcgggggcagcggggcgagggagggggtcctgcccctctgccccgctctggtgggacccccctgcagcgccgcctccagcgctggagccctcagcacaaggactcggggctgctggagcgggtCCGGAGGGGGCCACAAAgatgctccgagggctggagcccctctgctccggGGCCAGGCTGAGGGGGTTGGGGCTGTTCggcctgggggagggaaggctgcggggaggccTTACTGCGGCCTCCCAGTACTTACAGGGGGGCTatgggaaagatggggacagcctcttcagcaaggcctgttgtgacaggacaagggaaatggttttaaactaaaggaggggagactTAGACTggatgtaattaattttttacactgagggtggtgaagctctgggacaggttgcccagagaggtggtggaggccCCGTCCCGAGACACATTCCGGGTCACTCAGGCACCCGCCGCAGGCGGGAGCGCGGGGCTCCCCTCCCGGCGCGgccagaggcagggagggggcaaGCGCCGGCTGCGGCCTGACCCGGCggacggggagggggagggccCGGCGGGCAGAGCCCGGCGCTGGAAGGCGTCGGGGGTGTCGGCGGCCACCGGGTAATGCCACCGCCTTCCCCGGGACAGCGCATGCGCGGGagcgaggggcggggccgcggcctgTGCGCGGAGCCGAAGGCGGAAGTAGGCGCCCGCGGGAGGGGGCCTGTCGCCATGGCGACCGCGGCGGAGGGGCTGCCCGAGGCCGGCGTGCAGCCCGCCAAGCGTAAGGGGCCGGGGCCACCGGGACCGGGCCTGACACCGAGACCGGGCCGGGTTCGCCCCTCGGCCCCGCGGCGGGTGCCGGGCCCTGCCAGACCGCGGCCTGCTCCCGCAGCCGCCCCTCAGCGGGAAGGGCCCCGGCGGTGGGGTGGGAGCCTGCCCGCGGCCCCGTTCACGCCGGCCGGGCGCTGCCCTGGGGCCCGGCGGCTGTACCCCCCGGCCCCCTGTGCCCGTCACCCCCCGGGGCCGCTGCTTCGGCCGGCGGGAGCCGCGGGCCTGGCGCAGGCGTCGTGTTCAAGCCGGCAAAAGCTGCCGGCAGAGGAAAGAGCATCGTTTCGGGTTGAGGAGGAGGGGCTGAACTGCTCCTGCTGAGGGCAGGACGAGGGCACGTTGTGGTAGAAATGggtttggagaagaaaaatggtgCTTATCGTTTCCCGCTGGTGGGGGATCTGTTGAAGCCCGTCgtggaaggggctggggaggctgtTGTTCTGTTCCGAGTCAGTGACTGGAAGTGAACATGAGTAGCGTTGTGCACAAAGTCATCCAAAAATTCTCCCCAAATTCCTTTCCTGTCTAAGCACAGCAGGGGGGCTGGTGCGTGCGAGTGTGGTCAGGCCAGGTGCCTACCTCTTAAATGCTCCCTAAAGggttattttgaaataatcttGACACTACCTCAAGGAAAGTGCATAGGTTTGTTACTCCTTGTCGTAAAGTAGGCAGCTTATACGGAAAGTAGGTGTAGTCAATTTGAAGGGTTAAAAATGGGACTGTTCACGGTGTGTTTCTGTACCTGCTACCTTTCCACTAACCCTGTAATGTCTGTACCCTGATTAGAGGATCCTGCTGTTGAAACAGCGGAGGAAGCCAAGGAACCTGCAGAGGCAGACATCAATGAGCTCTGTAAAGACATGTTCAACAAAATGGCCACTTACTTAACCGGTGAACTGACAGGTAAGGCACTACAATACTGACCCGCAAGtaagtttttgtttcttttaattttcttttaaagaaatgtgttGTATAGTTTGTCTAAACTATACCTATTTAGATCATACCTAGTAAGACTGGCAGTTCAAGTCTGGCATGTTGCTAGATTACTAACACCACTGAGATTAGTCATATTAATGAAGCCCCAGAATAGcacatttttcaaaggaattcAGTATGATAtcagtaacttaaaaaaattttttttagtcttgCAGAACCTTGTACATAGTAAAACGAACAAACAAAGGGGTCTAGGTTAAGAAGGACTAGAAGAGAAGCATGACTGAGAGTGGAACACCTGCAGCTCTTTTGTTTCTGAGTGAGAGCAAGGATGATACACAGTTTTTCTAACATTCGTGCTTTAGAATAAACTGCTGTGCAACATTAACTGGAGCAAAGTAAACAGCTCAACAAATCAGTGCATTCCATAAGCTCTAATTTTGAAAGCACTCCACAGCGCTTCTGATGTGCATGGACTTGGAGGGGTCATGGTACAGATCGGCAGTCTGGATTTGCACTATCAGTTTTGTAAACAAAAGTGTTTAACTGACAGAATAAAAGTAGAAATGTGAGTaatttatctaaaaaaaaaattgcaagtgAATAAGTATTCATCAGTCCAGTTGATTTTTACTATTCACAAAATGTCATCTCTCTTTTTGTGGAACGTTATACTAATAGCTGTATTACCCTCTAAAATGTTCTTGTTACGTTTGGTTATTGGTTTGAAATCTCTTGTCCTCTTGAAGAGTCTGCACCCAATTCAAACTGCATCAGCTTCTCATTAAAATAAACTCTCTTCTTTTTAAGCCACCAGTGAAGACTACAAACTCTTGGAAAACATGAATAAGCTGACTAGCTTGAAGTACCTAGAAATGAAGGATATTGCTATAAACATCAGTAGAAATCTGAAGGATTTAAATCAAAAATGTAAGTAAAGCAAATAGGGTAAGGGTATAATGAACAGTACACATGTTTGGGAAATGAAGCATCTAAGATAGTTCATGCTCCATTAgctgctgaaggaaagaaaactgactGAAAATAGAATACAGTGCCAATTGTGTGTATTTCTTTACAGTTACAGACTATATAGAGTAGCACAAGGGAAAACACACCTGAATTTATGTCCTGTTTTACCCAAATTTTGGATCCGTTATGAAATAATGCTTTGTTTGATTCATGTTATATTGTTACTTGTGTTGAGTCCAGCCAGTACTCTCAAACATTTCATACTTTTCTGGAACACGGCTATCAATATCAGCACTTGAttttggggcaggaggaagaa
This region includes:
- the BLOC1S2 gene encoding biogenesis of lysosome-related organelles complex 1 subunit 2 — encoded protein: MRGSEGRGRGLCAEPKAEVGARGRGPVAMATAAEGLPEAGVQPAKQDPAVETAEEAKEPAEADINELCKDMFNKMATYLTGELTATSEDYKLLENMNKLTSLKYLEMKDIAINISRNLKDLNQKYAALQPYLEQINLIEEQVAALEQAAYKLDAYSKKLEAKYKKLEKR